The Paenibacillus macerans genome includes a window with the following:
- a CDS encoding HesA/MoeB/ThiF family protein → MPETTEQNAAKKLESLQYAEEKMESPPYAEQNQQLVKELVRYDRQLKLLGREGQRKLKEAAVMVAGIGGLGGTAALYLAAAGIGKLILAHEGIIRLPDLNRQILMDSARVGEERMTAAVESLKRVNPEVIIEGHNARITLAESGPWVRAADIVIDARYDFPERYALNRLCVAAGRPLVEAAMYGFEVSLTTIVPGETPCLACLYPERPQEWEPLGFPVLGATAGLAGCLAALEAVKWITGVGRPFINVMHRINTLNMSNYTVSLRCNPDCECCSNV, encoded by the coding sequence GTGCCGGAAACGACGGAGCAAAACGCGGCGAAGAAGCTGGAAAGCCTGCAATACGCGGAGGAGAAGATGGAAAGCCCGCCATACGCGGAGCAGAACCAGCAGCTTGTAAAGGAGCTTGTCCGCTATGATCGCCAGCTCAAACTGCTGGGGCGGGAGGGTCAACGCAAACTGAAGGAAGCGGCGGTGATGGTTGCCGGCATCGGCGGGCTGGGCGGAACGGCGGCGCTTTACTTGGCGGCTGCCGGAATCGGCAAGCTGATTCTGGCACATGAAGGGATCATCCGGCTGCCGGATCTGAACCGGCAAATCCTGATGGATTCCGCCCGCGTGGGCGAGGAGCGGATGACTGCGGCAGTGGAGAGCTTAAAGCGGGTCAATCCCGAGGTGATCATTGAAGGGCACAATGCCCGGATCACGCTTGCGGAAAGCGGACCATGGGTAAGAGCGGCCGATATCGTGATCGACGCGAGGTACGATTTTCCCGAACGGTACGCCTTAAACCGCCTGTGCGTCGCCGCCGGCAGACCGCTGGTCGAAGCGGCTATGTACGGGTTTGAGGTTTCCTTGACGACGATCGTCCCGGGGGAAACACCATGCCTTGCGTGTCTGTACCCCGAGCGCCCGCAGGAATGGGAACCCCTCGGATTTCCCGTTTTGGGCGCCACCGCCGGTCTGGCCGGCTGCCTGGCGGCTTTGGAGGCGGTGAAGTGGATTACCGGGGTTGGCCGTCCGTTCATCAATGTCATGCACCGGATCAACACGCTGAATATGAGCAATTATACCGTTTCGCTCCGCTGCAATCCCGACTGCGAGTGCTGCAGCAACGTTTGA
- a CDS encoding DUF269 domain-containing protein, protein MEEATYLEGGPEPGSGLPESALGIAPTSFGLAQTDSGLPKTMGSSANIEEPDRRLLAAFNRTLSQMIDAYDYFGKGSGLSEEEKIARLLLFTPEEKQALSQDCTPNAKLRRQVEHVFQALAAALEAETGQLMQSMVEMNGEGFGRAIVSSGRLILASVTLRAGLRFPFTSAAKLEKFALSQMREGLDWLARHGEVAAAR, encoded by the coding sequence TCCGCTCTTGGTATAGCGCCAACAAGTTTCGGTTTAGCGCAAACCGATTCCGGTTTGCCGAAAACAATGGGGAGCTCCGCAAATATCGAGGAACCGGACCGGCGATTGTTAGCGGCTTTTAACCGGACTCTTAGTCAAATGATCGATGCTTACGATTACTTCGGCAAGGGCAGCGGCCTAAGCGAGGAAGAGAAGATCGCCCGGCTGCTGTTGTTTACTCCGGAGGAGAAGCAGGCGCTAAGTCAGGATTGCACGCCGAACGCCAAGCTGCGGCGGCAAGTCGAGCATGTGTTTCAAGCGCTGGCGGCGGCCCTCGAGGCGGAGACGGGGCAGCTTATGCAAAGCATGGTGGAAATGAACGGAGAAGGGTTCGGCAGGGCCATTGTGTCCAGCGGCCGGTTGATCCTTGCCTCCGTCACGCTGCGGGCCGGGCTGCGTTTTCCGTTTACTTCCGCGGCGAAGCTGGAGAAATTTGCGTTAAGCCAAATGCGGGAGGGGCTGGACTGGCTTGCCCGGCATGGGGAAGTCGCGGCTGCGCGCTGA